The following is a genomic window from Rana temporaria chromosome 7, aRanTem1.1, whole genome shotgun sequence.
AACCCAATGCTTTAAAGGCTCGCTTACACCCCCATGTGCTGCAGTGCATGCGATTTTGTGTGTTAATGTATGTAAAATAAACAGCATGCAATGCAccttaacacaaaaaaaataaaataaatgtgtgcttttttattttttgtggcagTGCAGAGGGCGCCATGCGTTGGGCTGGTGAGTTTTTGTGCTGCACTGGGGTGTTATTCACAATAAATGGTGAATCAAAGTATGTTGTGTGCGAGTTATCATAATGGCGTGGCGTGGCGTGGTCGGGCGCTAAACCTAttgagtttccttttttttttttttaggctgcaaTTCAGAACAATATAATGAAAACTGCTGCATATctccctggcccctcccctcccccgttCCCACTTCCTTCTTCCTATCCCATTTAGTACTGTGAAGGGATGTGCGTGTTTACCGATATTTAGCGTTTGAACGCCCCAGCCTTTGTTTGCTGTTTAAATTTCGGGTCTTGTtgcttatttcttcttttttttttttttttttttttttttatcttttaatcgTGGGCAGACAACGGCGAGCAGATTCTCGTTGACATGGAGGAAAAGAGCCACACGGAAATTGTGCAGCACGTGAAGAAGATCCTGGGGAAGAGCGAGTAAGACTCATAGGAGACAATTTACTTTCTCACCACTAGAGGGCTCCTCACACCGCTCAGCAGCCTGCAGAGACTGGGATTGTAtcctaaaccatttttttttttattgtatattgcaGTGAAGGATTGGAACTATAATCGATATATTTATTATAGTTCTAATCCTTCactgcagtatatataaaaaagattatatatatatatatataatatatatgaataACATCCCTTCTAATAgcatgggccatgacaggtcctctttatggagagatctggggtctattagacccccagATCGCTCCTCAGGAAGTGACAAAATCCTAATTTCTTGCTGTTTGTGACGTCACACAATTGGAGGAACAAAATCCGTTCCTCTCACTGTGTCCCAAAAACTGGATGCCACCGAGATCGGTTCGATCAGATGATTTCCCAAGCCGGTAATGGTTTGTAAACCACGAACCGGAGGTGGCAAAATGCTTGTCGCTTCAGGTTTCATAGACCATAGAGATGAACGAGGGAAACTTCCGCTTCTCCCTCATCTCTATGGTCAGCCGGCAGAACCACCAGCTTCAGTCCCGGGCTCCCGATGGAACAGGGAaggtggagagagggggggggggggcaccttccTCCACATGTAAAAGCGATTCAGCAGCTATTTTGCTGCTCAGATCGCTTTTACATTATTTGAACACtgaggatttatatatatatataaaaaaattaccgaGGTCATGACTGCAGTTGTAGATGGTAGCGGACATACGGGTACGCCCCTATGGGGCAAGTGGTTTAAAGTAGAGCTATACTCGGCCCTGCTCCAGAGATGTCCCTTGTGTGTGCCAACATCTTCCCACCGGCCTCTTTAAGGTTCAGAATCTGACGACtcttttttcaccccccccccccccccccccccccccccccaaagtgacAGCTGGCTGAACAACCAATCACCAGACACCAGCGCCGTCACATGGTTGGAAGAAGAGTAAGTCGCATTCATTCCTCTTTGGATACACTTTCAATTCTTCTTCTCTTTCCATCTTCAGGGAAGTGCTTAAAGCCGAAGAGAAAGCCAAGATGGTGCTGTCCCACCCGGCCAACTTCGGCCCGAAGAAGTACTACTTGAGGGAGTGCATGTGCGAGGTGGAGGGCCAGGTGCCCTGCCCGGGGCTGGTGCCGCTGCCCAAGGAAATGACGggaaaatataaaagtaaaatgaAAGCGGAGAGCGCGGTGTGAGCCCCTCCCCCAAGCTGCTATGGATGAGTATGTGGAAGCCGGACTATTATTTAATGATCACCCAGCTCCAGAGTGCTCCTTACCCACCAGGACACATTCTTGTATAGTTACATTTTTATTGTCTGCCTGGATTGGTCGAATATTTTTCTATACTCCTGTTAAATTAAAAGTCATCAGTTCTAGTGGTGGTCAATTTTTGGAGTTTTCATTTCAATGGACGTCTTGGAGAGAATAATGATTCGGGTAGATGGGAATTCAGGATCCGAGACCTCTCCTCCAGATTCTGCTCctcgcccttaaaggggttgtaaaggttttgtttttttccccctaaatagcttccttttaccttagtgcagtcctccttcacttacctcatcctttcattttgcttttaaatgtccttatttcttctgagaaatcctcacttcctgttcttctgtctgtaactccacacagtaatgcaaggctttctccctggtgtggagtgtcgtgctcaccccctcccttggactacaggagagtcgggactcccactaacacacagctcctttctctatctgcaacgtagagagcgtcctgactctcctgtagtccaagggagggggcgagcacaacactccacaccagggagaaagccttgcattactgtgtggagttacagacagaagaacaggaagtgaggatttctcagaagaaataaggacatttaaaagcaaaatggaaggatgaggtaagtgaaggaggactgcactaaggtaaaggaagctatttaggaaaacatattgtacctttacaaccccttttaagcctACAGCATCTGGTATTCCCGGGCGgtttcccatccaggtactaaccaggcccaacCCTGCTTAaagcctaaattttttttttctaacatgccatccagcatactagcgcgagctacagtatgccttttattttatttttttgcgccgtactcactgtttaatcccgtagttaagtttcagactagtaggcgttcctatgcagaggggaacatgattgacggccggctatggcgcgtcacgcttcccggaaatagccgaaataggacttggctcttcacggcgcctgcacagtcagctcctagtctgtgcgcaagcgacgtgaagagccgagtcctactcgggaagcgtggtgcgccatagctggccgtcaatcattgtcccctctgcataggaacgcccattccccgcggggagtctgaagcGTAACTACGGGactaaacagtgagtacggcgcatataaaaataaaggcatactgtagctcacgctagtatgctggatttcatggtagaaacttgctttttagggtgaaccaccgctttaacttccGAGATCGGGGCGCTTTTAGGGTGATGTGGCTGTAGGtttacggccacatcaccctaaaACCCCCCCGATCTCGGAGACTAAGCAGGGTAGGGCCTAGTTAGTACCTTTTATtgaagggatatgcaattagcggacctccagctgttgcaggactacatgtcccatgaggcatagcaagactctgacagccacaagcatgacacccagaggcatgatgggacttgtagttttgcaacagctggaggtctgctaattgcatatacctGATTTATTGTAACCTAAACATATTCACAAGCCCAGATGTGGCGTAgatcggaagtgggagcaaatacccgtattagacaggtatcctgtgggggaggggagggtccaAATCAGCGAAAGTtcaatttctgggtggaactccgctttaagtgagtcGGCCGCAGCGTTCCGTGTATCTTCTTCAAGCATCACAAAATGTACTTGAAGGAGACAGATAAGGAAGGCGGGATAAACATTTCCTCCGTGTCGGGCTTCACCTTCCTTCCGGATCCTTCTCTTCGGTTCTTGTCAGTTTCGATGGCAATTAAGGAAGTTTTCAGACGTTACGTTTTTGCGCAGGTGTCGCCCTAATCCTCGATGATTTCCCTCTCCCCGATGTATTTCTCCTTCTTCTTTTGATCAGCAGAGTTTTCCGCTCTCCGTCGGAGCGTTTGATGTGCGAACGAGCGGTAATTACCAGCTCATTTCCATTCGTCTCTCTCTGGCGCGGGGTGATTAGGACGGAGTAGAAAGGGACTCTGGAAAACGGAAGtagatcagagagagagagattctcCGACTCCCACTCTCCTTCTAACTAGGGCAGATATTTTATTCTAACGCACGCCGGGTGGCTTAACCCGTTAACCTGCTCTCTACGCCGCGCAAGAAACCTTTTCAACTGTGTG
Proteins encoded in this region:
- the MRPS25 gene encoding 28S ribosomal protein S25, mitochondrial codes for the protein MPMKGRFPIRRTLQYLQSGEIVFRDPVRIMTVNYNSLGEPGLGARNFVFFNIPQIQYKNPWVQIVTFKNMTPSPFLRFYLDNGEQILVDMEEKSHTEIVQHVKKILGKSEEVLKAEEKAKMVLSHPANFGPKKYYLRECMCEVEGQVPCPGLVPLPKEMTGKYKSKMKAESAV